A genomic region of Gallus gallus isolate bGalGal1 chromosome 19, bGalGal1.mat.broiler.GRCg7b, whole genome shotgun sequence contains the following coding sequences:
- the TRPV1 gene encoding transient receptor potential cation channel subfamily V member 1 isoform X1: protein MSSILEKMKKFGSSDIEESEVTDEHTDGEDSALETADNLQGTFSNKVQPSKSNIFARRGRFVMGDCDKDMAPMDSFYQMDHLMAPSVIKFHANMERGKLHKLLSTDSITGCSEKAFKFYDRRRIFDAVARGSTKDLDDLLLYLNRTLKHLTDDEFKEPETGKTCLLKAMLNLHDGKNDTIPLLLDIAKKTGTLKEFVNAEYTDNYYKGQTALHIAIERRNMYLVKLLVQNGADVHARACGEFFRKIKGKPGFYFGELPLSLAACTNQLCIVKFLLENPYQAADIAAEDSMGNMVLHTLVEIADNTKDNTKFVTKMYNNILILGAKINPILKLEELTNKKGLTPLTLAAKTGKIGIFAYILRREIKDPECRHLSRKFTEWAYGPVHSSLYDLSCIDTCEKNSVLEIIAYSSETPNRHEMLLVEPLNRLLQDKWDRFVKHLFYFNFFVYAIHISILTTAAYYRPVQKGDKPPFAFGHSTGEYFRVTGEILSVLGGLYFFFRGIQYFVQRRPSLKTLIVDSYSEVLFFVHSLLLLSSVVLYFCGQELYVASMVFSLALGWANMLYYTRGFQQMGIYSVMIAKMILRDLCRFMFVYLVFLLGFSTAVVTLIEDDNEGQDTNSSEYARCSHTKRGRTSYNSLYYTCLELFKFTIGMGDLEFTENYRFKSVFVILLVLYVILTYILLLNMLIALMGETVSKIAQESKSIWKLQRAITILDIENSYLNCLRRSFRSGKRVLVGITPDGQDDYRWCFRVDEVNWSTWNTNLGIINEDPGCSGDLKRNPSYCIKPGRVSGKNWKTLVPLLRDGSRREETPKLPEEIKLKPILEPYYEPEDCETLKESLPNLENQLTVI from the exons ATGTCTTCCATTCTtgagaagatgaagaaatttGGCAGTTCTGACATAGAAGAATCTGAAGTGACAGATGAACACACGGATGGGGAAGACTCAGCACTGGAAACAGCTGACAACCTCCAGGGTACATTCAGCAACAAGGTGCAGCCATCCAAAAGCAACATCTTTGCAAGACGTGGACGGTTTGTGATGGGGGATTGTGACAAGGACATGGCTCCAATGGACTCCTTTTACCAGATGGATCACCTGATGGCACCTTCTGTCATCAAATTTCATGCCAATATGGAGAGGGGGAAACTTCACAA GCTCCTGTCAACAGACTCCATcacaggctgctctgaaaaagctttcaaattTTATGACCGCAGAAGGATCTTTGATGCTGTAGCCCGAGGCAGCACAAAGGACCTGGATGATCTGCTGCTCTATCTAAATAGGACCTTGAAGCATCTCACAGATGATGAATTCAAAG AACCAGAAACTGGGAAAACCTGCTTACTGAAAGCCATGCTGAATCTACATGATGGGAAAAATGATACCATTCCCTTGCTGCTGGATATTGCAAAGAAAACTGGAACTCTGAAAGAGTTTGTAAATGCAGAATATACTGACAACTATTACAAAG GCCAGACTGCACTCCACATTGCCATTGAGAGAAGGAACATGTACCTGGTAAAACTCTTGGTCCAGAATGGAGCAGATGTTCATGCAAGAGCATGTGGGGAGTTCTTCAGGAAAATCAAAGGGAAACCCGGTTTTTATTTTG GAGAGCTGCCCCTGTCCCTGGCTGCCTGCACCAATCAGCTCTGCATTGTGAAATTTCTCCTTGAGAACCCCTACCAGGCTGCTGACATTGCTGCTGAGGACTCCATGGGCAATATGGTTCTGCATACTCTGGTGGAGATTGCAGATAATACTAAGGATAATACCAAGTTCGTTACGAAGATGTACAATAACATATTGATCCTTGGTGCCAAAATAAATCCTATCCTGAAGTTGGAAGAACTCACCAACAAAAAAGGGCTGACTCCATTAACGTTGGCAGCCAAAACAGGGAAGATAGGG ATTTTCGCTTACATCCTCAGACGAGAGATCAAAGATCCTGAATGCAGACACTTGTCTAGGAAGTTCACTGAATGGGCTTATGGACCTGTCCATTCATCTCTTTATGACCTGTCCTGCATAGACACATGTGAGAAAAATTCAGTGCTTGAAATTATTGCCTACAGTAGTGAAACACCA AATCGTCATGAGATGCTGCTGGTAGAGCCCCTTAACAGGCTACTGCAAGACAAGTGGGACCGATTTGTCAAGCACTTATTTTACTTCAACTTCTTTGTATATGCAATTCATATCAGCATCCTCACCACAGCTGCCTACTACAGACCTGTGCAGAAGGGGGACAAG CCTCCCTTCGCTTTTGGTCACAGCACTGGGGAATATTTTCGAGTGACTGGAGAGATACTGAGTGTATTGGGaggactgtatttttttttcagaggg atacAGTATTTTGTGCAGAGGCGCCCATCATTGAAGACGCTGATAGTTGACAGTTACAGTGAAGTTCTTTT CTTCGTTCACTCTTTGCTCCTCCTGAGCTCTGTGGTGCTGTACTTCTGTGGCCAGGAACTGTATGTGGCTTCCATGGTCTTCTCCTTGGCTCTGGGCTGGGCTAACATGCTATACTACACCCGTGGCTTCCAGCAGATGGGCATTTACTCTGTCATGATCGCAAAG ATGATCCTAAGAGACTTATGTCGCTTCATGTTTGTCTATCTAGTATTCCTCTTGGGATTTTCCACAG CTGTGGTGACTTTAATTGAAGATGACAATGAGGGGCAGGACACAAATAGCTCTGAATATGCCCGATGCAGCCATACGAAACGAGGCCGCACATCCTATAACAGTCTGTATTATACCTGCTTGGAACTTTTCAAGTTCACTATTGGGATGGGAGACCTGGAGTTTACAGAGAACTACAGGTTCAAGTCTGTGTTTGTCATCCTTTTGGTTCTCTATGTCATCCTTACGTACATCCTCCTGCTCAATATGCTTATTGCACTGATGGGAGAAACTGTGAGCAAAATCGCACAGGAGAGCAAGAGCATCTGGAAACTCCAG AGAGCCATCACGATCTTGGATATTGAAAACAGCTACTTGAACTGTTTGAGGCGCTCATTCCGATCTGGAAAAAGAGTCTTGGTGGGGATCACACCTGATGGCCAAGATGATTACAGATGGTGCTTTAG AGTTGATGAAGTGAACTGGTCCACGTGGAATACAAATTTGGGCATAATCAACGAAGATCCTGGGTGCTCTGGTGACCTCAAACGAAATCCCAGTTACTGTATTAAGCCTGGTAGAG tttCAGGGAAAAACTGGAAAACTTTGGTTCCACTTTTAAGAGATGGAAGCAGGAGAGAAGAAACACCAAAACTACCAgaagaaatcaaattaaaacCCATTTTGGAACCTTATTATGAGCCAGAGGATTGTGAGACATTGAAGGAATCGCTTCCAAA CCTTGAAAACCAACTAACTGTGATATAA
- the TRPV1 gene encoding transient receptor potential cation channel subfamily V member 1 (The RefSeq protein has 1 substitution compared to this genomic sequence) has translation MSSILEKMKKFGSSDIEESEVTDEHTDGEDSALETADNLQGTFSNKVQPSKSNIFARRGRFVMGDCDKDMAPMDSFYQMDHLMAPSVIKFHANMERGKLHKLLSTDSITGCSEKAFKFYDRRRIFDAVARGSTKDLDDLLLYLNRTLKHLTDDEFKEPETGKTCLLKAMLNLHDGKNDTIPLLLDIAKKTGTLKEFVNAEYTDNYYKGQTALHIAIERRNMYLVKLLVQNGADVHARACGEFFRKIKGKPGFYFGELPLSLAACTNQLCIVKFLLENPYQAADIAAEDSMGNMVLHTLVEIADNTKDNTKFVTKMYNNILILGAKINPILKLEELTNKKGLTPLTLAAKTGKIGIFAYILRREIKDPECRHLSRKFTEWAYGPVHSSLYDLSCIDTCEKNSVLEIIAYSSETPNRHEMLLVEPLNRLLQDKWDRFVKHLFYFNFFVYAIHISILTTAAYYRPVQKGDKPPFAFGHSTGEYFRVTGEILSVLGGLYFFFRGIQYFVQRRPSLKTLIVDSYSEVLFFVHSLLLLSSVVLYFCGQELYVASMVFSLALGWANMLYYTRGFQQMGIYSVMIAKMILRDLCRFMFVYLVFLLGFSTAVVTLIEDDNEGQDTNSSEYARCSHTKRGRTSYNSLYYTCLELFKFTIGMGDLEFTENYRFKSVFVILLVLYVILTYILLLNMLIALMGETVSKIAQESKSIWKLQRAITILDIENSYLNCLRRSFRSGKRVLVGITPDGQDDYRWCFRVDEVNWSTWNTNLGIINEDPGCSGDLKRNPSYCIKPGRVSGKNWKTLVPLLRDGSRREETPKLPEEIKLKPILEPYYEPEDCETLKESLAKSV, from the exons ATGTCTTCCATTCTtgagaagatgaagaaatttGGCAGTTCTGACATAGAAGAATCTGAAGTGACAGATGAACACACGGATGGGGAAGACTCAGCACTGGAAACAGCTGACAACCTCCAGGGTACATTCAGCAACAAGGTGCAGCCATCCAAAAGCAACATCTTTGCAAGACGTGGACGGTTTGTGATGGGGGATTGTGACAAGGACATGGCTCCAATGGACTCCTTTTACCAGATGGATCACCTGATGGCACCTTCTGTCATCAAATTTCATGCCAATATGGAGAGGGGGAAACTTCACAA GCTCCTGTCAACAGACTCCATcacaggctgctctgaaaaagctttcaaattTTATGACCGCAGAAGGATCTTTGATGCTGTAGCCCGAGGCAGCACAAAGGACCTGGATGATCTGCTGCTCTATCTAAATAGGACCTTGAAGCATCTCACAGATGATGAATTCAAAG AACCAGAAACTGGGAAAACCTGCTTACTGAAAGCCATGCTGAATCTACATGATGGGAAAAATGATACCATTCCCTTGCTGCTGGATATTGCAAAGAAAACTGGAACTCTGAAAGAGTTTGTAAATGCAGAATATACTGACAACTATTACAAAG GCCAGACTGCACTCCACATTGCCATTGAGAGAAGGAACATGTACCTGGTAAAACTCTTGGTCCAGAATGGAGCAGATGTTCATGCAAGAGCATGTGGGGAGTTCTTCAGGAAAATCAAAGGGAAACCCGGTTTTTATTTTG GAGAGCTGCCCCTGTCCCTGGCTGCCTGCACCAATCAGCTCTGCATTGTGAAATTTCTCCTTGAGAACCCCTACCAGGCTGCTGACATTGCTGCTGAGGACTCCATGGGCAATATGGTTCTGCATACTCTGGTGGAGATTGCAGATAATACTAAGGATAATACCAAGTTCGTTACGAAGATGTACAATAACATATTGATCCTTGGTGCCAAAATAAATCCTATCCTGAAGTTGGAAGAACTCACCAACAAAAAAGGGCTGACTCCATTAACGTTGGCAGCCAAAACAGGGAAGATAGGG ATTTTCGCTTACATCCTCAGACGAGAGATCAAAGATCCTGAATGCAGACACTTGTCTAGGAAGTTCACTGAATGGGCTTATGGACCTGTCCATTCATCTCTTTATGACCTGTCCTGCATAGACACATGTGAGAAAAATTCAGTGCTTGAAATTATTGCCTACAGTAGTGAAACACCA AATCGTCATGAGATGCTGCTGGTAGAGCCCCTTAACAGGCTACTGCAAGACAAGTGGGACCGATTTGTCAAGCACTTATTTTACTTCAACTTCTTTGTATATGCAATTCATATCAGCATCCTCACCACAGCTGCCTACTACAGACCTGTGCAGAAGGGGGACAAG CCTCCCTTCGCTTTTGGTCACAGCACTGGGGAATATTTTCGAGTGACTGGAGAGATACTGAGTGTATTGGGaggactgtatttttttttcagaggg atacAGTATTTTGTGCAGAGGCGCCCATCATTGAAGACGCTGATAGTTGACAGTTACAGTGAAGTTCTTTT CTTCGTTCACTCTTTGCTCCTCCTGAGCTCTGTGGTGCTGTACTTCTGTGGCCAGGAACTGTATGTGGCTTCCATGGTCTTCTCCTTGGCTCTGGGCTGGGCTAACATGCTATACTACACCCGTGGCTTCCAGCAGATGGGCATTTACTCTGTCATGATCGCAAAG ATGATCCTAAGAGACTTATGTCGCTTCATGTTTGTCTATCTAGTATTCCTCTTGGGATTTTCCACAG CTGTGGTGACTTTAATTGAAGATGACAATGAGGGGCAGGACACAAATAGCTCTGAATATGCCCGATGCAGCCATACGAAACGAGGCCGCACATCCTATAACAGTCTGTATTATACCTGCTTGGAACTTTTCAAGTTCACTATTGGGATGGGAGACCTGGAGTTTACAGAGAACTACAGGTTCAAGTCTGTGTTTGTCATCCTTTTGGTTCTCTATGTCATCCTTACGTACATCCTCCTGCTCAATATGCTTATTGCACTGATGGGAGAAACTGTGAGCAAAATCGCACAGGAGAGCAAGAGCATCTGGAAACTCCAG AGAGCCATCACGATCTTGGATATTGAAAACAGCTACTTGAACTGTTTGAGGCGCTCATTCCGATCTGGAAAAAGAGTCTTGGTGGGGATCACACCTGATGGCCAAGATGATTACAGATGGTGCTTTAG AGTTGATGAAGTGAACTGGTCCACGTGGAATACAAATTTGGGCATAATCAACGAAGATCCTGGGTGCTCTGGTGACCTCAAACGAAATCCCAGTTACTGTATTAAGCCTGGTAGAG tttCAGGGAAAAACTGGAAAACTTTGGTTCCACTTTTAAGAGATGGAAGCAGGAGAGAAGAAACACCAAAACTACCAgaagaaatcaaattaaaacCCATTTTGGAACCTTATTATGAGCCAGAGGATTGTGAGACATTGAAGGAATCGCTTCCAAAGTCAGTctga
- the TRPV1 gene encoding transient receptor potential cation channel subfamily V member 1 isoform X2: MSSILEKMKKFGSSDIEESEVTDEHTDGEDSALETADNLQGTFSNKVQPSKSNIFARRGRFVMGDCDKDMAPMDSFYQMDHLMAPSVIKFHANMERGKLHKLLSTDSITGCSEKAFKFYDRRRIFDAVARGSTKDLDDLLLYLNRTLKHLTDDEFKEPETGKTCLLKAMLNLHDGKNDTIPLLLDIAKKTGTLKEFVNAEYTDNYYKGQTALHIAIERRNMYLVKLLVQNGADVHARACGEFFRKIKGKPGFYFGELPLSLAACTNQLCIVKFLLENPYQAADIAAEDSMGNMVLHTLVEIADNTKDNTKFVTKMYNNILILGAKINPILKLEELTNKKGLTPLTLAAKTGKIGIFAYILRREIKDPECRHLSRKFTEWAYGPVHSSLYDLSCIDTCEKNSVLEIIAYSSETPNRHEMLLVEPLNRLLQDKWDRFVKHLFYFNFFVYAIHISILTTAAYYRPVQKGDKPPFAFGHSTGEYFRVTGEILSVLGGLYFFFRGIQYFVQRRPSLKTLIVDSYSEVLFFVHSLLLLSSVVLYFCGQELYVASMVFSLALGWANMLYYTRGFQQMGIYSVMIAKMILRDLCRFMFVYLVFLLGFSTAVVTLIEDDNEGQDTNSSEYARCSHTKRGRTSYNSLYYTCLELFKFTIGMGDLEFTENYRFKSVFVILLVLYVILTYILLLNMLIALMGETVSKIAQESKSIWKLQRAITILDIENSYLNCLRRSFRSGKRVLVGITPDGQDDYRWCFRVDEVNWSTWNTNLGIINEDPGCSGDLKRNPSYCIKPGRVSGKNWKTLVPLLRDGSRREETPKLPEEIKLKPILEPYYEPEDCETLKESLPKSV, translated from the exons ATGTCTTCCATTCTtgagaagatgaagaaatttGGCAGTTCTGACATAGAAGAATCTGAAGTGACAGATGAACACACGGATGGGGAAGACTCAGCACTGGAAACAGCTGACAACCTCCAGGGTACATTCAGCAACAAGGTGCAGCCATCCAAAAGCAACATCTTTGCAAGACGTGGACGGTTTGTGATGGGGGATTGTGACAAGGACATGGCTCCAATGGACTCCTTTTACCAGATGGATCACCTGATGGCACCTTCTGTCATCAAATTTCATGCCAATATGGAGAGGGGGAAACTTCACAA GCTCCTGTCAACAGACTCCATcacaggctgctctgaaaaagctttcaaattTTATGACCGCAGAAGGATCTTTGATGCTGTAGCCCGAGGCAGCACAAAGGACCTGGATGATCTGCTGCTCTATCTAAATAGGACCTTGAAGCATCTCACAGATGATGAATTCAAAG AACCAGAAACTGGGAAAACCTGCTTACTGAAAGCCATGCTGAATCTACATGATGGGAAAAATGATACCATTCCCTTGCTGCTGGATATTGCAAAGAAAACTGGAACTCTGAAAGAGTTTGTAAATGCAGAATATACTGACAACTATTACAAAG GCCAGACTGCACTCCACATTGCCATTGAGAGAAGGAACATGTACCTGGTAAAACTCTTGGTCCAGAATGGAGCAGATGTTCATGCAAGAGCATGTGGGGAGTTCTTCAGGAAAATCAAAGGGAAACCCGGTTTTTATTTTG GAGAGCTGCCCCTGTCCCTGGCTGCCTGCACCAATCAGCTCTGCATTGTGAAATTTCTCCTTGAGAACCCCTACCAGGCTGCTGACATTGCTGCTGAGGACTCCATGGGCAATATGGTTCTGCATACTCTGGTGGAGATTGCAGATAATACTAAGGATAATACCAAGTTCGTTACGAAGATGTACAATAACATATTGATCCTTGGTGCCAAAATAAATCCTATCCTGAAGTTGGAAGAACTCACCAACAAAAAAGGGCTGACTCCATTAACGTTGGCAGCCAAAACAGGGAAGATAGGG ATTTTCGCTTACATCCTCAGACGAGAGATCAAAGATCCTGAATGCAGACACTTGTCTAGGAAGTTCACTGAATGGGCTTATGGACCTGTCCATTCATCTCTTTATGACCTGTCCTGCATAGACACATGTGAGAAAAATTCAGTGCTTGAAATTATTGCCTACAGTAGTGAAACACCA AATCGTCATGAGATGCTGCTGGTAGAGCCCCTTAACAGGCTACTGCAAGACAAGTGGGACCGATTTGTCAAGCACTTATTTTACTTCAACTTCTTTGTATATGCAATTCATATCAGCATCCTCACCACAGCTGCCTACTACAGACCTGTGCAGAAGGGGGACAAG CCTCCCTTCGCTTTTGGTCACAGCACTGGGGAATATTTTCGAGTGACTGGAGAGATACTGAGTGTATTGGGaggactgtatttttttttcagaggg atacAGTATTTTGTGCAGAGGCGCCCATCATTGAAGACGCTGATAGTTGACAGTTACAGTGAAGTTCTTTT CTTCGTTCACTCTTTGCTCCTCCTGAGCTCTGTGGTGCTGTACTTCTGTGGCCAGGAACTGTATGTGGCTTCCATGGTCTTCTCCTTGGCTCTGGGCTGGGCTAACATGCTATACTACACCCGTGGCTTCCAGCAGATGGGCATTTACTCTGTCATGATCGCAAAG ATGATCCTAAGAGACTTATGTCGCTTCATGTTTGTCTATCTAGTATTCCTCTTGGGATTTTCCACAG CTGTGGTGACTTTAATTGAAGATGACAATGAGGGGCAGGACACAAATAGCTCTGAATATGCCCGATGCAGCCATACGAAACGAGGCCGCACATCCTATAACAGTCTGTATTATACCTGCTTGGAACTTTTCAAGTTCACTATTGGGATGGGAGACCTGGAGTTTACAGAGAACTACAGGTTCAAGTCTGTGTTTGTCATCCTTTTGGTTCTCTATGTCATCCTTACGTACATCCTCCTGCTCAATATGCTTATTGCACTGATGGGAGAAACTGTGAGCAAAATCGCACAGGAGAGCAAGAGCATCTGGAAACTCCAG AGAGCCATCACGATCTTGGATATTGAAAACAGCTACTTGAACTGTTTGAGGCGCTCATTCCGATCTGGAAAAAGAGTCTTGGTGGGGATCACACCTGATGGCCAAGATGATTACAGATGGTGCTTTAG AGTTGATGAAGTGAACTGGTCCACGTGGAATACAAATTTGGGCATAATCAACGAAGATCCTGGGTGCTCTGGTGACCTCAAACGAAATCCCAGTTACTGTATTAAGCCTGGTAGAG tttCAGGGAAAAACTGGAAAACTTTGGTTCCACTTTTAAGAGATGGAAGCAGGAGAGAAGAAACACCAAAACTACCAgaagaaatcaaattaaaacCCATTTTGGAACCTTATTATGAGCCAGAGGATTGTGAGACATTGAAGGAATCGCTTCCAAAGTCAGTctga